Genomic DNA from Bacteroidetes bacterium GWF2_43_63:
TAACGTTGTAGATGTTATTGCTGGTGGCCCCAGCGAAACTGTCGGAATCCGGGCGGGCGATAAAATTGTTACCATTGATAAGGAAATTGCTACCGGGAAAGAAGTAAACAATAGTTTTGTCATGAAACGCTTGCGCGGACCTAAAGGAACGCAGGTGATAATGAGCATTGCCAGACAGGGTGAAAAAGATCCGATTGAATTCACGGTGACACGCGACAAAATTCCGATTTACAGCATTGATGCAGCCTACATGATCACTCCGGAGATCGGATATATCAAGCTCAATAAATTCGCTGCAAAAACAATGGACGAGTTTAATGCCGCTATCAAAGAACTGAAAAAGGAAAATTTCGAATCACTGATTCTCGATCTGAGAGACAATAGTGGCGGATATTTGCAGACTTCGGTAGAACTTGCCGACCAGTTTCTTCCAAAAGAACAGCTGATCGTGTACACGCAGGGACGCAATGAAAAAAGAAGTGACTATAGTGCAACCAGCAGGGGCGCCTTTGAAAAAGGAAAACTAGTAATTCTGATTGACGAAGGCAGTGCCTCGGCCAGCGAGATTGTTTCTGGAGCCATGCAGGACTGCGATCGCGCCTTGGTTATCGGACGCCGTTCGTATGGGAAAGGACTGGTTCAGCGCCCGTTCTCTTTTGCAGATGGTTCGGTTATGCGTATGACTGTGGCTCGATATTACACTCCCAGTGGTCGTTGTATTCAGAAGCCTTACGAAAATGGGAATGAAAAGTATTTTGAAGACCTTGGACAAAGAATGAAGCATGGAGAATTCGTTCATCCCGACTCCATTAAATTCCCCGACTCACTACGCTATAAAACAACAGCCGGCAGGGTTGTTTATGGTGGCGGTGGAGTGATGCCCGATATTTTCATTGCACTCGACACAACCAAATACAGCGATTACTATGTGAAACTGATCCGAAAAAATTATTTCAGCACATTTACACTGGATTATCTCAACAGCAATCGCGGTGAAATGCTTTCCAAATACAAAACAGTTGAGAAGTTTAAACGTGAATACAAGGCTGATGAGGCGTTTATGAAATCATTTCTTGATGGCGCAACGGCTGCAGGTGTTGAATTTGATCAGGCTGGATATGATCAGAGTAAAGTTATTATCGAAACAATTCTGCGGGCTTTCCTTGCGCGGAGTCTGTACGGGCCGGAAGCTTATTATTTTCTGATCGCGGAAATTGATGAGGAGCTCATCAAAGCTGTTGAATCCATCGAGCAAGAAGATGTTTTTGAAAAATACTCCATCAAATATTAGCTCCGAATGAAAATGCCAACCTCTCTGCGTCGCAGAATGCGACCTGAGTGCGTTGGAATGTGTCGCCCACAACGCAGAGAGCTCGCTCTGCGAGTCAGGTTGTGGAAATGTTTTGATGCCAACCTCTCTGCGTCGCAGAATGCGACCTGAGTGCGTTGGCATGAAACACTCGAAACCCAATTTTGATTGAATTTTTTCAGGCACCAAACTAGAGAAAACTTATTATATTTGTTGCTTCAAAATTACTACCATCATGGCAAATTTAGAAACAAGCTATTTAGGTCTTAAACTCAAGTCGCCCATTATTGCCGGCAGCTCCGGACTTAGTCTCAAAGTTGAAAATCTGGTTGAGATGGAAAAGAATGGTGTTGGCGCCATAGTCCTCAAGTCTCTTTTCGAGGAACAAATCCGGTTTGAATATGCCAGACAAATGGCTGATGAGAACAACATTGGATATCCCGAAGCTGATGATTACATCAGACAATATACAGAACACAATGAGCTCGAAAAGTATCTGAATCTGATTTCTGAAGCGAAGAAAGCCGTTTCGGTTCCAATTATTGCCAGCATCAACTGCTATTCGGATTCGGATTGGGTGAAATTCACAGAGAAAATCGAAAAAGCCGGTGCCGATGCACTGGAACTCAACATTTTTCTGCTGCCTTCCGATGAAAAATTAAAAGCTGAAGCTATTGAAGATCAGTATGCGAAAATTGTTGACAAGGTCCTTGCAAATACAAAGATTCCTGTTGCAGTGAAGCTGAGTTCCTATTTCACCGACCTGGCTCACTATTTTGTAAAACTTTCGTGGAAAAAGGTAGGCGGCATTGTTCTCTTCAATCGCTCTTTTGCTCCCGATATTAATATTACAAAACAAACCATTGTTGGCACCGGTGTATTCAGCCACAAGGATGAAATATCGCTTCCACTCCGCTGGATAGCATTGCTTTCGGACAAAGTGCAGACCGATCTTTGCTCCTCGACTGGTGTTCATGATGGCGAAGGTGTTGTGAAAATGCTGCTCGTGGGCGCCAAAGCTGTTCAGGTGGCTTCTGTGCTGTATCAGAAAGGCATTGCTGAAATTAGCAAGATGAATGCATTCCTGAGCGACTGGATGGACAAGAACAACTACAAATCGATTGAAGATTTCCGTGGCAAAATGTCCTACAAAGCCCATTCAAATCCTGCCGCCTTCGAACGCGTGCAGTTTATGAAATATTATTCGGGGATTGAATAATTTCAATCAACGGTTTAAAGGCAATATGAAAATCCTGGCTGCTTTGCCGGGATTTTTTCATTTCAGTATTTCTATAATTCGGAAACTGGTAATACACTATACCGCAGCAATGCCTAATGGTTGAAAAGTTTTATCGCCTGTTTTCTTTTAATGTATTAATTTTGCAAGGAATTGAGCAGAACGTATTATGGCAGAGCAGTATAACGAAGAAAGTATTAAATCGCTGGCGTGGAACGAACACATTCGTCTCCGCCCGGGTATGTATATTGGAAAGCTTGGCAACGGAGCTTCGCACGACGATGGAATCTATGTCCTGATTAAGGAAATTCTCGATAATGCCATCGACGAATTCATCATGGGATACGGGAAAAAAGTGGATGTCAAAATTGATGGCAAGCAGGTAACCGTGCGCGATTACGGACGTGGCATTCCCCTCGGCAGTGTGGTTGATGTTGTTTCGAAAATCAACACCGGAGCCAAATACGACAGCGAGGTTTTTAAAAAATCGGTAGGTCTTAACGGCGTCGGAACCAAGGCTGTGAACGCGCTGGCATCTGCATTTCGCATTGAGTCTTTTCGCGATGGCAAGAAAGTGATCGCTGATTTCAGCGGCGGCAATCTGGCGAAACAATCCAAAGACACTGTAGGTGCAAATGAGCGCGGAACCCGTGTTTCATGGACCCCGGACGAGACTATTTTTGGTGAATATGAATACATCAATGAGCACATTGAACGCCTTTTGTGGAATTATGCTTATCTGAACAAAGGGCTCTGTATCAATTTCAACGGCGAAAAATTCGAATCTAAAAACGGATTGCTCGATTTGCTTGAACGCAATATTGATGGTGAAATTATTTATCCGGCGATACATATGGAAGAAGGCGATCTGGAATTTGCCTTCACCCACAGTCATAAAAATTACGGTGAAGAAATTTACTCTTTCGTAAACGGACAGCACACAACGCAGGGTGGGACACATGTTGCAGCATTCAGAGAAGCGCTGGTTGACACGGTCCGGAAGTTTTTTAAAAAGGATTTCGAAGCCAGTGATATCAGGGGAGCAGTTGTAGCAGCCGTTTCTGTCAGAGTTCATGAGCCGGTATTCGAATCGCAGACCAAGACCAAACTGGGATCCCAGTATATGGAACCGAACGGTCAGACAATCCGCAATTATATTGGCGACGTGGTGCGCCGCAACCTTGACAATTATCTGCATATTCACGGAGACACCGCCGACACTTTGCTGCAGAAAATTCTGGCCAACGAAAAAGAGCGGAAAGAACTGGCCAACATCAAGAAAATTGCGAAGGATAGTTTTAAGAAAGTTAGTCTTCACAACAAAAAGCTGCGTGATTGCAAGCTGCATTTCAATGAGGAAAAAGGGGAACGCTGCATGGAGACTACTCTTTTTATCACCGAAGGTGATTCGGCCAGCGGCTCCATCACCAAGGCGCGCGATCCTTATACCCAGGCCGTTTTTAGTTTGAAGGGAAAGCCGCTCAACACCTATGGTCTGAGCAAGCGCATCGTTTATGAAAACGAGGAATTCAATCTGTTGCAGGCGGCCATAAATCTTGAAGAAGGTATTGAAAATATTCGCTATAACAATGTTGTTGTCGCTACCGATGCCGACGTAGACGGTATGCATATCCGCTTACTGTTGCTCACTTTTTTCCTTCAGTTTTATCCCGATCTTGTACGTTCCGGCCACCTGTATATTTTGCAGACACCTTTGTTCCGTGTCAGGAATAAGCAAAAAACCAATTATTGCTATTCTGATCTGGAGCGCGTGAATTCGATCAAAGAGCTGGGACCGAAACCAGAGATCACCCGATTCAAAGGTCTTGGAGAGATTAGCCCAGACGAATTCCGTCATTTGATAGGCCCGAAAATGCGTCTGGAAAATGTGATGCTCAAAAAAGAAAACGGACTTGAAGAAATTCTGAGATTCTACATGGGCAAAAATACGCCGGACCGACAGGGCTTTATTATACAAAATCTGAGAGTAGAAGAAGATCTTCCGGAGCCGGTGGAGCAATAGATCAAGGTTAAGATTAAGGTCAAGGTTGAGATTAGGTCACGCGTCAGAGTCACGCGTCGGGAGACGCGCGCCCAGAGACGCGCGCCCAGGTTGAGGTTGAGGAGCGAAGCTCAAAAACAGACAAAAAAGTCCATTGAAGGAACTACTCCGCCTTGCTGAGTAAACTCCGTAGTTCAAAATCAATAGCCCCGAGCCCCGCCAGCTGTCACACTGAGCGGAGTCGAAGTGCAAAATGGCGGGATAAACTCCGCTCCGGGAACTATCGGGCGACAATGTCACGTTTTACGTGAAGCTCCGTTGAAAAAGATTAGGTCACGCGTCAACGTGAAACCACGTCAAACGTGGCAAGCTGTTGCAAGCAGGAGACGCGCGCCCAGAGACGCTTGCCCAGGTCAAGGCCAAGAGCCGACTTTGTCACGTTTCAAGTGAAGCCCTCAAAAAAAGCTGCAAAGTACCGATTAAAAATCAAATCATTTTTTAACAAGCCCGCTAAAAAACTTACTCCTTACTCCTTACTCATCACTACTATTTCTTATCTTTGCATCCGCAAAACAAAAACGTTCTCTATGTTATCGCGTCATATTATCCGAAGCAAAACCCTGCAAGCAGTTTATTCGTACGTAGTTGGTGGAAATACCGACATTGAAAAAGGGCGCAGGGCGCTGGTTGATTCTGTTGAAGATATGCGCGATCTGATTTTTATACAAATATCGGCGCTGCTGGAATTAAGAGACATCGCCGAAAGAAAAATCGAAGAGAATCGTCACAAACATGTCCCAACGGACGAAGACATCAATCCGAATCTGAATTTTATTGAAAATCCGCTGTTGCTTCATCTGCGCGACAATACTCATGTGCAAAATGCTATCAACGGTCTGCGCATGAACTGGGCGGATATGAACGATATTTTCCGTAAGATATATAAGGAAGTTCAGGAGTGGAGCGAATATCAGAATCACATGAATTCTACCGAGCAAGACTTTGCATCACAAAGGCAATTTGTGGTGAAATTGTTCAAAAAATTCATTGCGTTCGACAGTAATCTCAGAGCGTTGTATGAAGAAAAAAACCTGCACTGGGGCGACGATTCGGTTTTGACCGGATTGATGGTTCATGCATGGCTGAAATGTTATGATCCGGAAAAACCTGAAACAACTGAATTTGCTCCCTTGCTCAAACCATCCGAAGGAATGGGCGATGACGACGACAAGACATTTATGGTTAAACTTTTCGACAAAACCGTTCAGAATTTTGGGAAGTACGATGACCTCATCGAGAAGCACCTTAAAAACTGGGACATAGAGCGAATTATTGTTCTCGACATGTTGGTTATCAAACTCGCACTGACTGAAATTACGCAATTCGAGAACATTCCGATCAAGGCATCCATGAACGAATACATTGATTTATCGAAAGAATTCGGCACTCCAAAAAGCAGCGGCTTTGTCAATGGGATTCTCGATAAAATCATTCAGGAGCTGAAAGCTGACGGTCAAATCGTCAAAAACGGCCGCGGCCTGGCGTAAGGATTTCATCAATTTTGCCAGTGTATATTCTAATTTAGAGCGGTTATAAAGAATATGCGCAAATATGTGATTAACAGATTTTAACGAGCTATCTCAGCGTGTGAGAAGTCGATGTTTTTCAATGTAAACGTTTGAAAAACAATCAAATATAATTTATTATTCAAACAATTAAAAAGTTACTTCATTGTAATTATCCTTTATACATTTGCACCCAAATAAAACGAAACAAAGTGGATCCGATTTTACTTGCAGTAATTGTTTTAGGTGGCGTTGCATTGATTTTTGCAGCCATCATTTTCGGAGTCGAAAAGAAATTTATGGTCGTTGAAGATCCCCGCATTGATCTGGTTGTTGAAAAACTTCCGGGTGCAAACTGCGGTGGATGCGGTTTTGCGGGTTGCCGCAATTTTGCAGAGGCCATTGTGAAAAACGAAAGCTTAGAAGGTTTGTTTTGCCCGGTAGGTGGAAATGCCACTACAGCAGATGTTGCTGCTGTGATGGGGCTGACCGCTGCTGAAAAAGCACCTCAGGTTGCCGTGATTCGCTGTCAGGGCAGTTTTGCCAACTCTCCGGCCAAATCGAATTATGAAGGTGTAAGTAGTTGCGCTTTTGCCCACGCATTGTTTCCTGGTGCCGGTGGTTGTCCGAATGGCTGTCTCGGTCTGGGCGATTGTGTTGTCAGCTGTGCTTTTGACGCAATGTATATTGACTCCGTAACCGGACTTCCGGTTGTGATTGAAGAGAATTGCACATCCTGCGGTGCCTGTGTGAAAGCTTGCCCGCGTGCAATAATTGAACTACGCAACAAAGGACCGAAAAGCAAACGAATTTTCGTTTCCTGTGTCAATAC
This window encodes:
- a CDS encoding ferredoxin, whose protein sequence is MDPILLAVIVLGGVALIFAAIIFGVEKKFMVVEDPRIDLVVEKLPGANCGGCGFAGCRNFAEAIVKNESLEGLFCPVGGNATTADVAAVMGLTAAEKAPQVAVIRCQGSFANSPAKSNYEGVSSCAFAHALFPGAGGCPNGCLGLGDCVVSCAFDAMYIDSVTGLPVVIEENCTSCGACVKACPRAIIELRNKGPKSKRIFVSCVNTEKGAIAKKNCVVACIGCGKCVKACPHDSITLENNLAYINFEKCKLCRKCVTECPTGAILEINFPARKIESAPAGEDQITQ
- a CDS encoding DNA topoisomerase IV; this translates as MAEQYNEESIKSLAWNEHIRLRPGMYIGKLGNGASHDDGIYVLIKEILDNAIDEFIMGYGKKVDVKIDGKQVTVRDYGRGIPLGSVVDVVSKINTGAKYDSEVFKKSVGLNGVGTKAVNALASAFRIESFRDGKKVIADFSGGNLAKQSKDTVGANERGTRVSWTPDETIFGEYEYINEHIERLLWNYAYLNKGLCINFNGEKFESKNGLLDLLERNIDGEIIYPAIHMEEGDLEFAFTHSHKNYGEEIYSFVNGQHTTQGGTHVAAFREALVDTVRKFFKKDFEASDIRGAVVAAVSVRVHEPVFESQTKTKLGSQYMEPNGQTIRNYIGDVVRRNLDNYLHIHGDTADTLLQKILANEKERKELANIKKIAKDSFKKVSLHNKKLRDCKLHFNEEKGERCMETTLFITEGDSASGSITKARDPYTQAVFSLKGKPLNTYGLSKRIVYENEEFNLLQAAINLEEGIENIRYNNVVVATDADVDGMHIRLLLLTFFLQFYPDLVRSGHLYILQTPLFRVRNKQKTNYCYSDLERVNSIKELGPKPEITRFKGLGEISPDEFRHLIGPKMRLENVMLKKENGLEEILRFYMGKNTPDRQGFIIQNLRVEEDLPEPVEQ
- a CDS encoding transcription antitermination factor NusB encodes the protein MLSRHIIRSKTLQAVYSYVVGGNTDIEKGRRALVDSVEDMRDLIFIQISALLELRDIAERKIEENRHKHVPTDEDINPNLNFIENPLLLHLRDNTHVQNAINGLRMNWADMNDIFRKIYKEVQEWSEYQNHMNSTEQDFASQRQFVVKLFKKFIAFDSNLRALYEEKNLHWGDDSVLTGLMVHAWLKCYDPEKPETTEFAPLLKPSEGMGDDDDKTFMVKLFDKTVQNFGKYDDLIEKHLKNWDIERIIVLDMLVIKLALTEITQFENIPIKASMNEYIDLSKEFGTPKSSGFVNGILDKIIQELKADGQIVKNGRGLA
- a CDS encoding diguanylate cyclase, with amino-acid sequence MANLETSYLGLKLKSPIIAGSSGLSLKVENLVEMEKNGVGAIVLKSLFEEQIRFEYARQMADENNIGYPEADDYIRQYTEHNELEKYLNLISEAKKAVSVPIIASINCYSDSDWVKFTEKIEKAGADALELNIFLLPSDEKLKAEAIEDQYAKIVDKVLANTKIPVAVKLSSYFTDLAHYFVKLSWKKVGGIVLFNRSFAPDINITKQTIVGTGVFSHKDEISLPLRWIALLSDKVQTDLCSSTGVHDGEGVVKMLLVGAKAVQVASVLYQKGIAEISKMNAFLSDWMDKNNYKSIEDFRGKMSYKAHSNPAAFERVQFMKYYSGIE